In Buchnera aphidicola (Schlechtendalia peitan), one genomic interval encodes:
- the hisD gene encoding histidinol dehydrogenase, which translates to MYNFLKIVHWNDIDVIKRKKVLSRPISNSVISIKKRVKKIIFDIKHLGDEALYNYTKMFDNVKLINIKISEQDIVNSELYIDREMQNSIKIAIKNIKKFHMMQDTQSTMLETQQDIYCKQIVRPIESVGLYVPGGSAPLLSTALMLIVPAIIAGCKRIILCSPPPITNEILYVCKIFKIKEIFQVGGAQAIAALGLGTETIPRVNKIFGPGNVYVTEAKLQISTSLYDVGIDMFAGPSEVLIVADSQANPKFIASDLLSQAEHGIYSQVLLVTYDINLAKVVLKNVQDQIQDLSRYDIIIKALKNSKIIIVKDLLECFDISNDYAPEHLMIQCKNSLDLVKYVVNAGSIFLGSWSPVAGGDYATGSNHVLPTYGSAKAYSGLSLFDFQRRISVQKLNKKEFKKISSTIISLSTVEKLDAHRNSITTRLSSFLDEI; encoded by the coding sequence ATGTATAATTTTTTAAAAATAGTACATTGGAATGATATTGATGTTATAAAAAGAAAAAAAGTGTTATCTCGACCTATTTCGAATAGTGTTATTTCTATTAAAAAGAGAGTAAAAAAAATTATTTTTGATATTAAACATTTAGGTGATGAGGCATTATATAATTATACTAAAATGTTTGATAATGTTAAATTAATTAATATTAAAATTAGTGAACAAGATATTGTTAATTCAGAATTATATATTGATAGAGAAATGCAGAATTCTATTAAAATAGCTATAAAAAATATTAAAAAATTTCATATGATGCAAGATACACAATCAACCATGCTAGAAACTCAACAGGACATTTATTGTAAACAAATAGTACGTCCAATTGAATCTGTTGGTTTATATGTTCCAGGTGGTTCAGCACCTCTTTTATCTACGGCGCTTATGTTGATAGTTCCGGCTATTATTGCTGGTTGTAAAAGAATTATATTATGTTCTCCACCTCCTATTACAAATGAAATATTATATGTTTGTAAAATTTTCAAAATAAAAGAAATTTTTCAAGTTGGTGGTGCTCAAGCAATAGCGGCTTTGGGTCTTGGAACTGAAACAATACCAAGAGTTAACAAAATTTTTGGTCCAGGTAATGTATATGTAACAGAAGCAAAATTGCAAATTAGCACATCTTTGTATGACGTGGGTATTGACATGTTTGCTGGACCATCTGAAGTATTAATCGTGGCGGATTCTCAAGCAAATCCTAAATTTATAGCTTCTGATTTATTATCTCAGGCAGAACATGGGATTTATTCTCAAGTATTATTAGTTACATATGATATAAATTTAGCTAAAGTTGTTTTAAAGAATGTTCAAGATCAAATACAAGATTTATCAAGATATGATATTATCATCAAAGCGTTAAAAAATAGCAAAATTATTATAGTCAAGGATTTATTAGAATGCTTTGATATATCGAATGATTATGCTCCTGAACATTTGATGATTCAATGTAAGAACTCGTTAGATTTAGTAAAATATGTTGTTAATGCTGGTTCTATTTTTTTGGGAAGTTGGTCTCCTGTAGCTGGAGGAGATTATGCTACTGGTAGTAACCATGTTTTACCGACTTATGGTAGTGCTAAAGCATATTCTGGATTAAGTTTGTTTGATTTTCAAAGAAGAATTTCAGTACAAAAATTAAATAAAAAGGAATTTAAAAAGATATCGTCTACTATTATATCTCTGTCTACAGTAGAAAAGTTAGATGCTCATAGAAATTCAATTACAACTAGGTTATCTTCATTTTTAGATGAGATATAG
- the dcd gene encoding dCTP deaminase gives MRLSDRDIEFWLQKKKLIIIPTPRQELINGVTVDVRLGNQFYTFRQDRNKCIDLSKSQDDISVILKEVMNKKKIISHKRNFFLKPRSLVLAITLEKIIMPNNLVGWLDGRSSLARLGLMIHATSHRIDPGWSGNIVLECFNSSNVILSLCPGMLIAALSFEVLSSPSLRPYNIRKNAKYFGQSEVTLSKIYKD, from the coding sequence ATGAGATTGAGCGATAGAGATATTGAATTTTGGCTACAAAAAAAAAAATTAATTATAATTCCTACTCCACGTCAAGAATTAATTAATGGAGTAACTGTTGATGTTCGTTTAGGTAATCAATTTTATACTTTTCGACAAGATAGAAATAAGTGTATTGATTTAAGTAAATCTCAAGATGATATTTCTGTAATATTAAAAGAAGTTATGAATAAAAAAAAAATTATATCTCATAAAAGAAATTTTTTTTTAAAACCCCGATCATTAGTATTAGCTATTACTCTTGAAAAAATTATTATGCCAAACAATTTAGTAGGATGGCTAGATGGTCGTTCATCTTTAGCTCGCCTGGGATTAATGATTCATGCTACTTCACATCGTATAGATCCTGGTTGGAGTGGAAATATTGTTTTAGAATGTTTTAATTCTAGTAATGTTATATTATCATTATGTCCAGGAATGCTAATAGCCGCTCTTAGTTTTGAAGTATTATCTAGCCCATCTTTAAGGCCATATAATATAAGAAAAAATGCAAAATATTTTGGTCAAAGTGAAGTAACGTTAAGCAAAATATATAAGGATTGA
- the hisB gene encoding bifunctional histidinol-phosphatase/imidazoleglycerol-phosphate dehydratase HisB, producing the protein MNKNVLFIDRDGTLISEPIHNFQIDDINKLVFEKFVISTLVELKNFGYIFVMVTNQDGLGSKNFSLASFSIPHQFMMNIFASEGIVFEDVLICPHKEQDNCNCRKPKVGMVKHWLRNNQLNKENSYVIGDRESDMELAKNMGLSGLHYGKNGCTWDTIKIQLTKKNRYASITRNTNETNVKIAVWLDQVGSSIINTKLCFFNHMLDQIAIHSNIKMEIIANGDINVDDHHTVEDVGIVLGKVLNQALENKIGLNRFGFVLPMDESVGYCLLDISGRPFLKFNSCFKFQYLGDMSTEMIEHFFRSLSYSMKITLHLKSTGENDHHRAESLFKAFGKSLGQAIHINGLGLPSSKGIL; encoded by the coding sequence ATGAATAAAAACGTTTTATTTATTGATCGTGATGGAACGTTGATTTCGGAACCTATTCACAATTTTCAGATAGACGATATAAATAAATTAGTGTTTGAAAAGTTTGTGATTTCAACTTTAGTAGAACTAAAAAATTTTGGTTATATTTTTGTCATGGTGACTAACCAAGATGGATTAGGTTCAAAAAATTTTTCTTTGGCTAGTTTTTCTATACCTCATCAGTTTATGATGAATATTTTTGCATCTGAAGGAATAGTATTTGAAGATGTTTTAATTTGTCCTCATAAAGAGCAGGATAATTGTAATTGTCGTAAACCTAAAGTAGGTATGGTAAAACATTGGTTACGTAATAATCAATTAAATAAAGAAAATAGTTATGTTATTGGTGATCGTGAATCAGATATGGAATTAGCAAAAAATATGGGATTATCTGGATTGCATTATGGGAAAAACGGGTGTACATGGGATACTATTAAAATTCAATTAACAAAAAAAAATAGATATGCAAGTATTACAAGAAATACGAATGAAACAAATGTTAAAATAGCAGTTTGGTTAGATCAAGTGGGATCTAGTATTATTAATACTAAATTATGCTTTTTTAATCATATGTTAGATCAAATAGCTATTCATAGTAATATTAAAATGGAAATAATTGCTAATGGAGATATTAATGTAGATGATCATCATACAGTAGAAGATGTTGGAATAGTTTTAGGAAAAGTTTTAAATCAAGCGCTAGAAAATAAAATAGGCTTAAATAGATTTGGTTTTGTATTGCCAATGGATGAAAGTGTTGGATACTGTTTATTAGATATTTCTGGTCGTCCTTTTCTAAAATTTAATTCTTGTTTTAAATTTCAGTATTTAGGAGATATGAGTACGGAGATGATAGAACATTTTTTTAGATCATTGTCTTATTCTATGAAAATTACATTACATTTAAAAAGTACGGGTGAAAATGATCATCATCGTGCTGAAAGTTTATTCAAAGCATTTGGAAAATCTCTTGGACAAGCTATTCATATAAATGGATTAGGTTTACCTAGTTCTAAGGGAATACTATAA
- the hisC gene encoding histidinol-phosphate transaminase, translated as MVMNIKKLVRKNIWDLVPYQSARTIGGKGDIWLNANEYPISNSFKLDNISLNRYPECQPKNLLSHYSSYVNINKKNILITRGSDEAIELLIKTFCEPKRDKIIFCPPTYDMYNISANIMGIKSYQVPLLNFSWKLDLDGIKKHINDFKLIFICNPNNPTGSLISIQDIIVLLEITFEKALVVVDEAYIEFCPANSLTHLIHVYSNLIVLRTLSKAFSLAGLRCGFVLADVNVIKLLLKVINPYPISIPTASIATQFLSLENINTMRNRVLDLNLNRCWLVNKLKLMINCVDHVFYSVSNYILVRFYNSIEVFNKLSKHGIVVRDQSSKLNLHNCIRISIGTSQECLKVVQIIRKIN; from the coding sequence ATAGTTATGAATATTAAAAAATTAGTTCGAAAGAATATATGGGATTTGGTACCATATCAATCAGCTAGAACAATAGGAGGAAAAGGTGATATATGGTTAAACGCAAATGAATATCCAATTTCTAATAGTTTTAAATTAGATAATATATCTTTAAATCGTTATCCAGAATGTCAACCTAAAAATTTGTTGTCGCATTATTCTTCTTATGTAAACATTAATAAAAAAAATATATTAATAACACGTGGTTCGGATGAAGCAATTGAATTGTTAATAAAAACATTTTGTGAACCTAAGCGTGACAAAATTATTTTTTGTCCTCCTACTTATGATATGTACAATATTAGTGCAAATATTATGGGTATTAAAAGTTATCAAGTACCATTATTAAATTTTTCTTGGAAATTAGATCTTGATGGTATTAAAAAACATATTAATGATTTTAAGTTAATTTTTATATGTAATCCTAATAATCCTACTGGTAGTTTGATTAGTATTCAAGACATTATTGTTTTATTAGAGATAACATTTGAAAAGGCATTAGTTGTAGTGGATGAAGCATATATTGAATTTTGTCCAGCGAATAGTTTAACACATTTGATACATGTATATTCTAATTTGATTGTGTTAAGAACATTATCTAAAGCCTTTTCGTTAGCAGGATTAAGATGTGGTTTTGTATTAGCAGATGTTAATGTAATAAAATTATTATTAAAAGTAATAAATCCTTATCCTATTTCTATTCCTACTGCAAGTATAGCTACTCAATTTTTAAGTTTAGAAAATATTAATACAATGAGAAATCGAGTTTTAGATTTAAATTTAAATCGTTGTTGGCTTGTCAATAAATTAAAGTTAATGATCAATTGTGTAGATCATGTTTTTTATAGTGTATCTAATTATATTTTAGTTCGCTTTTATAATTCTATAGAGGTATTTAATAAATTATCAAAACATGGAATTGTTGTTAGAGATCAAAGTAGTAAGTTAAATTTACATAATTGTATAAGAATATCTATAGGAACTAGTCAAGAGTGTTTAAAAGTAGTTCAAATTATTCGAAAGATTAATTAA
- the gndA gene encoding NADP-dependent phosphogluconate dehydrogenase: protein MKKNQVGIVGMAVMGRNLALNIARNEYTVSIFNRSVEITKKFVSHNSNKNIFPYFSIEEFVRSLEMPRCIFLMIKSGIAVDIVITSMKRFLRKGDIIIDGGNTFYKDTIRRSNELFKDGLNLIGMGISGGEEGALYGPSIMPGGSREAYDFIAPLLKKISAKFEQKPCVSYIGTDGSGHYVKMVHNGIEYGDMQLIAESYFLMKNFLNIDNKELSEIFFKWNQGELNSYLISITGDILVKKDINNNYIIDYILDEADNKGTGTWTTKSALDLNEPLTLITTSVFFRYLSSLKSQRILASKILFGPKNSSIPYFNKLELVEHIRKSLYLGKIISYSQGFSQLNSASKKYSWDFQYSEIARIFQSGCIIRAKFLKYISKEYLKNKNIINLLLTSYFKNIANNYQDSLRYVVSIAIQCGFPVPALSSAISYFDCYRSALLPANLIQAQRDYFGAHTYKRIDNANFCHTHWNKQ from the coding sequence ATGAAAAAAAATCAAGTAGGTATTGTTGGAATGGCAGTTATGGGTCGTAATTTAGCTTTAAATATAGCACGTAATGAGTATACTGTTTCAATATTTAATCGATCGGTAGAAATCACAAAAAAATTTGTATCTCATAATAGTAATAAAAATATATTTCCTTATTTTTCGATTGAAGAATTTGTTAGGTCTTTAGAAATGCCTCGATGTATTTTTTTGATGATTAAATCAGGAATAGCTGTTGATATAGTAATTACATCTATGAAAAGATTTTTACGCAAAGGAGATATTATTATTGATGGAGGAAATACTTTTTATAAAGATACTATTCGTCGGAGTAATGAATTATTTAAAGATGGATTAAATTTAATAGGAATGGGTATTTCAGGAGGTGAAGAAGGTGCATTGTATGGTCCCTCTATTATGCCTGGTGGATCAAGAGAAGCATATGACTTTATTGCTCCTTTACTGAAGAAGATTTCTGCAAAATTTGAACAAAAACCATGTGTAAGTTATATTGGTACAGATGGATCGGGACATTATGTAAAAATGGTTCATAATGGAATTGAATATGGAGATATGCAATTAATAGCAGAATCTTATTTTTTGATGAAAAATTTTTTAAATATAGATAATAAAGAATTATCTGAAATATTTTTTAAATGGAATCAAGGCGAATTAAATAGTTATTTAATATCGATTACTGGGGATATTTTGGTTAAAAAAGATATTAATAATAATTATATTATTGATTATATTTTAGATGAAGCTGATAATAAAGGTACAGGAACATGGACTACAAAAAGTGCATTAGATCTTAATGAACCCTTGACTTTAATTACTACATCAGTATTCTTTCGTTATTTATCATCATTAAAATCACAACGTATATTAGCATCTAAAATATTATTTGGACCTAAAAATAGCAGTATACCATATTTTAATAAATTAGAATTAGTTGAACATATTCGAAAATCCCTGTACCTAGGGAAAATTATATCTTATTCTCAAGGATTTTCTCAATTAAATAGTGCTTCTAAGAAATATAGTTGGGATTTTCAATATTCAGAGATAGCAAGAATATTTCAATCAGGATGTATTATTCGAGCAAAATTTTTAAAGTATATAAGTAAAGAATATTTGAAAAATAAAAATATTATCAATTTATTATTAACTTCTTATTTTAAAAATATTGCGAATAATTATCAAGATTCATTACGATATGTAGTATCTATTGCTATACAGTGTGGATTTCCAGTTCCTGCATTATCATCTGCCATTTCTTATTTTGATTGTTATAGATCTGCTCTTTTACCTGCAAATTTGATACAGGCTCAAAGAGATTATTTTGGTGCGCATACGTATAAAAGAATTGATAACGCTAATTTTTGTCATACTCATTGGAATAAACAATAA
- the hisA gene encoding 1-(5-phosphoribosyl)-5-[(5-phosphoribosylamino)methylideneamino]imidazole-4-carboxamide isomerase, translating into MIIPSIDLINGKIVRLYKGKYNFKTFYKFNIKDVLLNYYAQGASIIHIVDLDGALNPDKKQTNIIKVLLSNSDFSLQVGGGIRDDKDIELLFSLGVKRVVVGSSAVYTPEKVSSWLKRYGGECIVLALDLKIFSNSYKEVVVNAWKSSSGISVEQLINKFSSDGLKHVLCTDISKDGTLLGPNINLYKELFNSFKHINFQSSGGIGSLEDIVSIKQSGIQNIIIGRALLEKKFSLIEAITCWQNA; encoded by the coding sequence TTGATTATACCGTCTATTGATTTAATTAATGGTAAAATTGTTAGATTGTACAAAGGAAAATATAATTTTAAAACTTTTTATAAATTTAATATAAAAGATGTATTGTTAAATTATTATGCGCAAGGAGCTTCTATTATACATATAGTTGATCTTGATGGAGCATTAAACCCTGATAAAAAACAGACGAATATTATTAAAGTTTTGCTTTCTAATTCTGACTTTAGTTTACAAGTAGGAGGTGGAATAAGGGATGACAAAGATATAGAGTTATTGTTTTCATTAGGTGTTAAAAGAGTAGTAGTTGGATCCTCAGCAGTATATACTCCAGAAAAAGTAAGTAGTTGGTTGAAAAGATATGGAGGAGAATGTATTGTATTAGCATTAGATTTAAAAATATTTTCTAATTCTTATAAAGAAGTTGTAGTTAATGCATGGAAGAGTTCTTCTGGAATTAGTGTAGAACAATTAATCAATAAATTTTCTTCCGATGGATTAAAGCATGTGTTATGTACTGATATATCTAAGGATGGTACTTTATTAGGTCCTAATATAAATTTATACAAAGAACTCTTTAATTCATTTAAGCATATTAATTTTCAATCTTCTGGCGGAATAGGATCTTTAGAAGATATTGTATCTATTAAACAATCTGGAATACAAAATATAATTATTGGGCGGGCTTTATTAGAAAAAAAATTTAGTTTAATAGAGGCTATTACATGTTGGCAAAACGCATAA
- the hisIE gene encoding bifunctional phosphoribosyl-AMP cyclohydrolase/phosphoribosyl-ATP diphosphatase HisIE gives MLNKVNILSVDWKKVNDMIPVVVQHSISNEVLMHGYMNKEAFLVTQQKNYVTFYSRTKKRLWTKGEVSGNYLKVVDMFLDCDNDSLLILALPQGNTCHLNHASCFKPIRSDLTFFYYLECFLKSRQKSPSDISYTSSLHNMGINRISQKVAEEAIETVIAAITQNKQELINESTDLVYHLLVLLHHCGLDFFSIIVNLRKRRNNVKNID, from the coding sequence ATGTTAAATAAAGTAAATATTCTGAGCGTGGATTGGAAAAAAGTTAATGATATGATTCCCGTAGTAGTACAACATAGTATTTCTAATGAAGTTTTAATGCATGGATATATGAATAAAGAAGCTTTTTTAGTAACACAACAAAAGAATTACGTTACTTTTTACTCGCGTACAAAAAAAAGATTATGGACTAAAGGTGAAGTTTCTGGTAACTACTTAAAAGTAGTAGACATGTTTCTTGATTGTGATAATGATTCGTTATTAATTTTAGCGCTCCCGCAAGGTAATACATGTCATTTAAATCATGCAAGTTGTTTTAAGCCAATACGTTCAGATTTAACGTTTTTTTATTATCTCGAATGTTTTCTAAAATCTAGACAAAAAAGTCCATCTGATATTTCTTATACTTCTAGTTTACATAATATGGGAATTAATAGAATATCCCAAAAAGTTGCTGAAGAAGCAATAGAAACAGTAATTGCAGCTATAACACAAAATAAGCAAGAACTTATTAATGAATCTACAGATCTAGTTTATCATTTATTAGTATTATTACATCATTGTGGTTTAGATTTTTTTTCAATTATTGTAAATTTAAGAAAAAGAAGAAATAATGTGAAAAATATAGATTAA
- the hisH gene encoding imidazole glycerol phosphate synthase subunit HisH produces the protein MSIVIVNTGCANLSSIKYAIRRLGYNAEISTSKTIILNSNKILLPGVGTAHSAMNLLKKLNLLNFIKKCQQPLLGICLGMQLLGTFSDESSGTCMLDVINYPVHRLYSNVLPIPHNGWNNVEICTKNVLFNGIENNSKFYFLHSYAFHINKYTIAKTLYNMYFSAAINKDNFFGVQFHPEKSGELGLRVLQNFLEI, from the coding sequence ATGAGTATTGTTATTGTAAATACTGGTTGTGCTAATTTATCTTCAATAAAATATGCTATTCGTAGATTAGGATATAATGCAGAAATTAGTACTTCTAAAACAATAATATTAAATTCTAATAAGATACTACTTCCTGGAGTAGGAACAGCACATTCAGCTATGAATTTATTAAAAAAATTAAATTTATTAAATTTTATAAAAAAATGTCAACAGCCGTTATTAGGAATTTGTTTAGGAATGCAATTATTAGGTACTTTTAGCGATGAATCTTCAGGAACATGTATGTTAGACGTTATTAATTATCCTGTACATCGTTTATATTCTAATGTATTACCAATTCCTCATAATGGATGGAATAATGTAGAGATATGCACAAAAAATGTTTTGTTTAATGGAATTGAAAATAATTCTAAATTTTATTTTCTACATAGTTATGCGTTTCATATTAATAAATATACTATAGCAAAAACGTTATATAACATGTATTTTAGTGCTGCTATAAATAAAGATAATTTTTTTGGAGTTCAATTTCATCCAGAAAAATCTGGTGAATTGGGATTAAGAGTATTACAAAATTTTTTGGAGATATAA
- the smrB gene encoding endonuclease SmrB, translating to MNKKKILLSKDLFLFYQELNDARKMEHDTVFHSRRHKLKNSTKFKKNIFEQDAHCHYFSCSKPRILVNTDPIYYIRSNSYFNELKKLKVGEYSPDIILDLHGLTQYQAKRKLGELIHICYKENFICANVIYGHGKNVLKQQIPLWLSKHPDIIAFHQAPKMFGSDAAILMLIDLKTS from the coding sequence ATGAATAAAAAAAAAATATTATTATCTAAAGATTTATTTTTATTTTATCAAGAATTAAATGATGCTCGAAAAATGGAACATGATACTGTTTTTCATTCTCGCCGTCATAAGTTAAAAAATAGTACAAAATTTAAAAAAAATATTTTTGAACAGGATGCACATTGCCATTATTTCTCGTGTAGTAAACCAAGAATTTTAGTTAATACAGATCCAATTTATTACATTCGAAGTAATAGTTATTTTAATGAATTAAAAAAACTTAAAGTAGGAGAATATAGTCCAGATATTATTTTGGATTTACATGGTTTAACACAATATCAGGCCAAGAGAAAATTAGGTGAATTAATTCACATTTGTTACAAAGAAAATTTTATTTGCGCTAATGTTATTTATGGACATGGAAAAAATGTTTTAAAACAACAAATACCATTATGGTTATCAAAACATCCTGATATCATAGCTTTTCACCAGGCACCGAAGATGTTTGGTAGCGATGCTGCCATTCTCATGTTAATCGATCTTAAAACAAGTTAA
- the hisF gene encoding imidazole glycerol phosphate synthase subunit HisF, translating into MLAKRIIPCLDVKSGLVVKGKQFKNHEIIGNIVPLAEYYTQQGADELVFYDIEASSNNTLLDKKWITKIAEVINIPFCVAGGIRSLNDVKNILSFGADKISINSPALSNPYLISQIADNFGKQCVVVGIDSWYDTISDSYQVYQYTGNDKKIMKTNWSTLDWIKKVQNLGAGEIVLNVMNEDGMCNGYDLKQLQEVRKNCYIPLIASGGAGKLEHFYDVFYESKVDGALAASVFHKKQINIKVLKDFLSKKGIEIRLC; encoded by the coding sequence ATGTTGGCAAAACGCATAATTCCTTGTTTAGATGTTAAATCAGGATTAGTAGTAAAGGGAAAGCAATTTAAAAATCATGAAATAATAGGTAATATTGTTCCATTAGCCGAATACTATACTCAACAAGGAGCAGATGAATTAGTATTTTATGACATAGAAGCTTCTTCTAATAATACACTATTAGATAAAAAATGGATTACAAAAATAGCAGAAGTTATAAATATTCCATTTTGTGTAGCAGGAGGTATTAGATCTCTAAACGATGTGAAAAACATTTTGTCTTTTGGTGCAGATAAAATTTCTATTAATTCTCCAGCATTATCTAATCCATATTTAATTAGTCAAATTGCTGATAATTTTGGAAAACAATGTGTTGTAGTCGGAATAGATTCATGGTATGACACTATTAGTGATAGTTATCAGGTATATCAGTATACTGGAAATGACAAAAAAATAATGAAAACAAATTGGAGCACTTTAGATTGGATAAAGAAAGTACAGAATTTAGGTGCTGGAGAAATAGTATTAAATGTTATGAATGAAGATGGTATGTGCAATGGATACGATTTGAAACAATTGCAAGAAGTAAGAAAAAATTGTTATATTCCATTAATTGCTTCAGGTGGTGCAGGAAAGCTTGAGCATTTTTATGACGTTTTTTATGAATCTAAAGTAGATGGTGCATTAGCTGCTTCTGTATTTCATAAAAAACAAATAAATATAAAAGTTCTTAAAGATTTTTTAAGTAAAAAAGGTATAGAAATTAGACTATGTTAA
- the hisG gene encoding ATP phosphoribosyltransferase → MIHNNRLRIVMQKTGRLSNDSKDLLARCGIKINLYKKKLIAFSENMPIDVMCVRDDDIPGLIMDGVVDIGIIGENVLEEEVLSRKLRLENIDYIKLKRLDFGICRLSLAIPIDKEYTDIFCLNNSRIATSYPHLLKEYFDKKDIIFKSCMLNGSVEVAPRAGLSDAICDLVSTGATLEANGLREVQVIFRSKACLICKTGNISIEKQNVIDTLLTRIQGVIKARESKYIMLHAPIKKLEEVIHLLHGAERPTILKLAGDDTRVAMHMVSSETLFWETMEKLKLLGASSILVLPIEKMME, encoded by the coding sequence ATGATTCATAATAATCGATTGCGGATAGTGATGCAAAAAACTGGAAGATTAAGTAATGATTCTAAAGATTTACTTGCTCGTTGTGGTATAAAAATTAACTTATATAAAAAAAAATTAATTGCTTTTTCTGAAAATATGCCAATAGACGTAATGTGTGTTCGAGATGATGATATCCCTGGTTTGATTATGGATGGTGTTGTAGATATAGGAATTATTGGAGAAAACGTTTTAGAAGAAGAAGTGTTAAGTCGAAAGTTACGTTTAGAGAACATAGATTATATAAAATTAAAACGTTTAGATTTTGGTATTTGTAGATTATCTTTAGCAATACCTATCGATAAAGAATACACAGATATTTTTTGTTTAAACAATTCTAGAATAGCTACTTCTTATCCACATTTATTAAAAGAGTATTTCGATAAAAAAGACATTATATTTAAGTCTTGTATGTTAAACGGATCAGTAGAAGTAGCCCCGCGTGCAGGATTATCCGATGCTATTTGTGATTTAGTTTCTACTGGAGCAACTTTAGAAGCTAATGGATTAAGAGAAGTTCAAGTAATATTTCGTTCTAAAGCATGCTTAATTTGTAAAACTGGAAATATTTCTATTGAAAAACAAAATGTGATTGATACATTACTAACTCGTATTCAAGGCGTTATTAAAGCAAGAGAATCAAAATATATTATGCTTCATGCACCTATAAAAAAATTAGAAGAAGTAATTCATTTATTGCATGGTGCTGAACGACCTACAATTTTAAAATTAGCTGGAGATGATACTAGAGTGGCTATGCATATGGTTAGTAGTGAAACATTATTTTGGGAAACTATGGAAAAATTAAAGTTATTAGGTGCTAGTTCTATTTTAGTATTACCAATTGAGAAAATGATGGAGTAA